The Variovorax sp. S12S4 genome includes the window TCTCTTGGGCGACTTTCATGTGTGCTTGGCCGAATGCCTGGGCAACACGCTGCTGGCAGACACGCTGCGCGACTTCACCGCGCGCACCACGTTGATCGCCATGCTCTATCAGAGCACGCACGACGCAGTGCAGTCTTGCGAAGACCACGTGCAGATCGTTGCCGCACTCGAACGAGGCGACCACGCCGGCGCCGAAGCCCTGATGGCTGCGCACATCGGCACCGTGCAGTCCGCATTGCGCGTGCAGGCGCCTACGGATCCGCTCGCGCAACTTCGCGACGCGCTGGCGCCACTGCAACAGAACACCGCGGCCAGGCCCAAGCGGCGCAAGGCGGCCGCGTCTTCTCCCAACGACACCGATTCTTCGACTTACCTAGGAGCCCTGCTATGACTTTCTCTTCGTCCAAACGCCACCTCACGCTCGCGCTTGCTTCCGTTGCCATGCTGGCCGCAGCCGGCACCGCCCAAGCCCAGAACGCGCTCGACAACGTGCTGAAGGCCAAGACCATCAAGATCGCCGTGCCGACCGACTACCCGCCGTACGGCTCGGTCGACAAGAACATGAAGCCGCAGGGCCTCGACGTTGAAATGGCCGAACTCATCGCCGCCAAGCTGGGCGTGAAGGTCGAGCTGGTGCCCGTGACCAGCGCCAACCGCATTCCCTACCTGCAGACCCGCAAGGCCGAC containing:
- a CDS encoding GntR family transcriptional regulator is translated as MSTSASEISARIVEAVMAQKLAPGSRLGEQQLAMLFDCSRTIVREALTRLAARGIVTVSARRGWFVIEPSQEEAREAFEARRVIELGLIRSTGSTGKIDKTALRQLKAHLQREKAALKESDVGNRSFLLGDFHVCLAECLGNTLLADTLRDFTARTTLIAMLYQSTHDAVQSCEDHVQIVAALERGDHAGAEALMAAHIGTVQSALRVQAPTDPLAQLRDALAPLQQNTAARPKRRKAAASSPNDTDSSTYLGALL